One segment of Tenrec ecaudatus isolate mTenEca1 chromosome 1, mTenEca1.hap1, whole genome shotgun sequence DNA contains the following:
- the FNDC7 gene encoding fibronectin type III domain-containing protein 7: MSSRMAGGPEKRFPLIGVCLICLKVVTSTKTAPEVPTIDQAYSKLSNSITVEWATVPGATSYLLTAESGGTVIETVVVHSPGTVTGLKAATVYQITIRSLSAAGRSRASPPKQAKTVLAAPILEISSPSPDSILVRWEAVYMAIGFSVSIVRANGLGRIWKENTTNTSLTFSNLDAGTLYTIKACAWNANGIPGDDSTRNQRTSPRAPANIQVAFDSGALTASVSWTRTEGAFNYTVLALGGSSERGCSTPFSSCTISSLRCGTEYSISVVASNDAGSSKSASAVGLKTVACAPGRVAIQEDPAGHLSVAWPTVELGDYYVAFVKGDDGLEVHCNTSRTQCSFRSECGFTYFISVFAYNKAGQSPLGDVFNYTTAPCCPSDVKPVFVSGDRAEIVWSPARGAELYQTKAVDGDSVVECNDTAPACTLSALECDTTYNITVYSFSEVRGSNRSCTSRFITTAPCSPEIKSVSKDTFSTVHVHWRSTNDNATYTVTALGEKGLYECRSPGETCTLAGLPCGSDFSITAMAETQAGRSLPSYSVPLETVPCCPAGLTVTQVTQSVINVSWTLGAGAQTYEAMLGSHTGQSRCHTRETHCLLGCITCGVNSTVAVKAVSATGLTADCTFQHYSSSACCPLGVKLYRLGSNGIRIYWQASRGSANYSTDLYGSKGVFTCAPRSSFSFCDVPEIPCGDVYTVMVSPVAETGQKLTFCPKKIYSVTCSGSTLGMVIYRGKRNAE; this comes from the exons CTCCTGAAGTACCCACCATCGACCAGGCTTATTCAAAACTCAGCAACAGCATCACTGTGGAGTGGGCTACAGTGCCAGGGGCCACCAGTTACCTCCTCACGGCTGAAAGCGGGGGCACGGTCATTGAAACCGTGGTGGTGCATTCCCCTGGCACCGTGACAGGCCTGAAAGCGGCGACCGTGTACCAAATCACCATCAGGTCCCTCAGTGCTGCTGGGAGAAGCCGGGCATCCCCTCCAAAGCAGGCGAAGACAG TTTTGGCTGCCCCAATTCTAGAAATAAGCTCTCCAAGTCCAGACTCTATTCTGGTGCGGTGGGAAGCTGTCTACATGGCCATTGGATTCTCGGTGTCCATCGTGAGAGCCAACGGCTTGGGTCGAATATGGAAAGAGAACACTACAAACACCTCCTTGACATTCAGCAACCTGGATGCTGGCACTCTCTACACCATAAAGGCCTGTGCCTGGAATGCCAACGGGATCCCCGGGGATGACTCCACTCGCAACCAGAGAACAA GTCCTCGTGCTCCTGCCAACATTCAAGTTGCGTTCGACAGTGGGGCTCTGACGGCGTCGGTTTCATGGACCCGGACAGAAGGAGCTTTCAACTACACGGTGCTGGCTTTGGGCGGCTCTTCAGAGCGGGGCTGCAGTACGCCTTTCagttcctgcaccatctcttcccTCCGCTGTGGGACAGAGTACTCCATCTCCGTTGTAGCAAGTAACGATGCAGGATCTAGCAAATCAGCTTCAGCAGTGGGCCTGAAAACCG TTGCTTGCGCACCTGGAAGAGTGGCGATTCAGGAAGACCCCGCTGGCCACTTGTCTGTGGCGTGGCCCACTGTCGAGCTGGGCGATTACTACGTGGCCTTTGTGAAGGGTGACGACGGCTTGGAGGTGCACTGCAACACGTCGCGCACCCAGTGCAGTTTCCGGTCTGAGTGTGGCTTCACCTACTTCATCAGTGTCTTTGCCTATAACAAAGCAGGGCAGAGTCCTCTGGGTGATGTGTTTAATTACACCACAG CCCCCTGCTGTCCTAGTGACGTTAAACCTGTGTTcgtgtctggggacagagcagagaTTGTCTGGTCCCCTGCTCGCGGGGCTGAGCTCTATCAAACTAAGGCCGTGGATGGGGACAGCGTGGTTGAGTGCAATGATACCGCCCCTGCTTGTACCCTTTCGGCTCTGGAGTGTGACACCACGTACAACATCACAGTGTATTCCTTCAGCGAAGTCCGGGGCAGCAACAGGTCATGTACGTCCCGATTTATAACCACAG CTCCTTGCAGCCCTGAAATAAAGAGTGTTTCGAAGGACACGTTCTCCACGGTTCATGTGCACTGGCGATCCACGAATGACAACGCCACGTACACGGTGACCGCCCTCGGGGAGAAAGGGCTGTATGAGTGCCGCAGCCCGGGAGAGACCTGCACCCTGGCCGGCCTGCCCTGCGGCTCAGACTTTTCCATCACCGCCATGGCGGAAACCCAGGCCGGCCGCAGCCTGCCAAGCTACAGTGTGCCCCTGGAAACGG TGCCCTGTTGTCCAGCAGGCTTGACAGTAACGCAGGTCACCCAATCGGTCATCAACGTGAGCTGGACTCTTGGGGCTGGGGCCCAAACCTACGAGGCGATGCTGGGGTCCCACACTGGACAGTCCAGGTGCCACACCCGTGAAACCCACTGCCTTCTGGGATGCATCACCTGTGGTGTCAATTCCACCGTGGCCGTGAAAGCGGTCAGTGCCACCGGGCTGACTGCAGATTGTACCTTCCAACACTACTCCTCCA GTGCCTGCTGCCCTTTGGGGGTGAAATTATACCGGCTGGGCTCGAATGGCATCCGCATCTACTGGCAAGCCTCCAGGGGCTCTGCCAACTACAGCACTGACCTCTATGGTTCCAAGGGCGTCTTCACGTGTGCCCCACGCTCCAGCTTCAGCTTCTGCGACGTCCCCGAGATCCCCTGTGGAGATGTCTATACTGTGATGGTCTCTCCAGTTGCCGAGACGGGACAGAAGCTTACTTTCTGTCCCAAAAAAATATATTCAG